A region from the Canis lupus dingo isolate Sandy chromosome X, ASM325472v2, whole genome shotgun sequence genome encodes:
- the LOC112649532 gene encoding proline-, glutamic acid- and leucine-rich protein 1-like: MSATEDPSLMPGGQDPRPLRVPLSPSEGVDGVRESAAFLASEGLSRALLEKEGGRDAAQAAEKIWDVEMLEEEHEGEVEEEEEEEEFDFEFGDQEVDEYQSPDFEYEFGNEEESESEEGEANEEKNEEEEEVIEQEEGNSQGQEHAEIAAGPPEAPMTRFWSLFRVLIHSLLHRIHDNDHVLVQPHTCCMVISCHSWEAQDRGEGPVPPDVEEPGRVLDQEHPREEAEVWVGEYQAEGSPP; this comes from the coding sequence ATGTCTGCCACAGAGGATCCAAGTCTGATGCCAGGTGGCCAGGACCCCAGGCCCCTCAGGGTCCCACTGTCACCTTCAGAAGGGGTGGATGGAGTCAGGGAGAGTGCAGCCTTCCTAGCTTCTGAAGGGCTTTCCCGAGCCCTTCTTGAAAAGGAGGGTGGGCGGGACGCTGCCCAAGCCGCAGAAAAGATCTGGGATGTAGAGATGCTAGAAGAGGAGCATGAGGGggaagtggaggaggaagaggaagaagaggagtttGATTTCGAGTTCGGGGACCAGGAAGTCGATGAGTACCAGTCGCCAGATTTCGAGTATGAGTTTGGGAATGAGGAGGAGTCTGAGTCAGAAGAGGGCGAGGCCAACGAGGAAaagaatgaggaggaagaggaagtgatTGAGCAAGAGGAAGGCAACAGCCAAGGCCAAGAGCATGCAGAAATTGCTGCGGGGCCTCCTGAGGCCCCCATGACTCGATTTTGGTCCCTCTTCAGGGTTTTGATTCATTCCCTGCTACACCGTATCCATGATAATGACCATGTCCTGGTCCAGCCCCACACATGCTGCATGGTGATCAGCTGCCACTCCTGGGAGGCCCAGGACCGTGGAGAGGGACCGGTGCCTCCAGATGTGGAAGAGCCAGGAAGAGTCCTGGATCAGGAGCACCcgagagaggaagcagaagtcTGGGTGGGCGAATACCAGGCAGAGGGCTCCCCACCCTGA
- the SERPINA7 gene encoding thyroxine-binding globulin, translating into MSKRCIFSCSEERGLHTDSDHFPSKMPLFLYLALLVLELHCASSIRSEGKVITCNSPPKNATFYKMSSINADFAFNLYRRFTVETPDRNIFFSPVSISAALAMLSFGACYSTQIQILESLGFNLTDTPMAEIQQGFQHLICSLNIPKKELELQMGNTLFIGKQLKPLAQFLDDVKSLYATEVFSTDFSNVSAAQQLINSHVEKQTKGEVVGLIQDLKPNTIMVLVNYIHFKAQWANPFDPSKTEEGFSFSVDKTTTVKVPMMHQMEQYYHLVDTELNCTVLQMDYSKNALALFVLPKEGQIEWVEGAMSSKTLKKWNRLLQKGWIDLFVPKFSISATHDLGATILKMGIQDAFADNANFRGLMGNNGLKFSKAAHKAVLHIGEKGTEALLVPEVRFLDQPEITLLHPIIQFDRSFLLLILEKSTRSILFLGKVVNPMEV; encoded by the exons atgtcaaagag ATGTATCTTCAGTTGTTCAGAGGAGAGAGGCCTCCACACAGACTCTG ATCACTTTCCTTCCAAAATGCCACTATTCCTCTATCTGGCTCTCTTGGTACTTGAGCTTCATTGTGCATCATCTATCAGATCTGAAGGCAAAGTAATCACCTGcaattcccccccaaaaaatgccACTTTCTATAAGATGTCATCCATCAATGCTGACTTTGCATTTAACCTGTACCGGAGATTCACTGTGGAGACCCCAGATCGGAACATCTTCTTTTCCCCTGTGAGCATTTCTGCAGCTTTGGCCATGCTCTCCTTTGGGGCCTGCTACAGCACCCAAATTCAAATCCTGGAAAGCTTGGGGTTTAACCTCACAGACACCCCAATGGCAGAGATCCAGCAGGGCTTTCAGCACCTGATCTGTTCACTGAATATTCCAAAGAAGGAGTTAGAATTACAAATGGGAAATACCCTCTTCATTGGGAAGCAGCTGAAGCCACTGGCACAGTTCTTGGATGATGTCAAGAGCCTCTATGCAACTGAGGTATTTTCTACCGACTTCTCCAATGTTTCTGCAGCCCAGCAGTTAATCAACAGTCATGTGGAGAAGCAAACCAAAGGGGAAGTTGTAGGCCTCATCCAAGACCTCAAACCAAACACCATCATGGTCCTGGTGAACTATATTCACTTTAAAG CCCAGTGGGCAAATCCTTTCGATCCATCCAAGACAGAAGAGGGTTTCAGCTTCTCAGTGGACAAGACCACAACAGTGAAAGTGCCCATGATGCACCAGATGGAGCAATACTATCACCTGGTGGATACGGAGTTGAACTGCACAGTGCTTCAAATGGACTACAGCAAGAATGCTCTGGCACTCTTTGTCCTTCCCAAAGAGGGTCAGATTGAGTGGGTGGAAGGGGCCATGTCATCTAAAACACTGAAGAAGTGGAACCGCTTACTGCAGAAGGG GTGGATTGACTTGTTTGTTCCaaagttttccatttctgccACACATGACCTTGGAGCCACCATTCTGAAGATGGGCATTCAGGATGCCTTTGCTGATAATGCCAATTTTCGTGGACTCATGGGGAACAATGGTCTTAAATTTTCCAAG GCTGCTCACAAGGCTGTGCTGCACATTGGTGAAAAGGGAACTGAAGCTCTACTTGTCCCTGAAGTCAGGTTCCTGGATCAGCCTGAGATAACTCTCCTTCACCCTATCATCCAATTTGATAGAtcctttctgttgttgattttggAGAAAAGCACCAGGAGCATTCTCTTTCTAGGGAAAGTTGTGAACCCAATGGAAGTATAA